In the genome of Lysobacter sp. 5GHs7-4, the window GCGCTGCGCGAGGCGCGGCGCCTGGCCGGCACGCGCGCCGGACGCATGGGCTATCAGGCCGGCAGCCAGGGCGGCTGGGTCGCGCCGCTGGCGGCGCGGATCGAACCGGCGGACTTCGTGATCGTCAGCTTCGGCCTGGCCGTATCGCCGCTGGACGAAGACCGCGAGGCGATCGCGCTGGACATGAGCCGCCGCGGCTACGGCCCCGACGTGGTCGCCAAGGCTATGGAGGTGGCCGATGCCACCGCTGTGGTCCTGCAAAGCGATTTCCGCGAAGGCTACGACGGCCTGGCGAAGATCAAGCAGCGTTACGGCGCCGAACCCTGGTTCAAGTTCGTGCGCGGCAATGTGAGCTTCTTCATCCTGGAAAAACCAGAAGCGGAACTGCGCACGGTCGGACCGACGCTGTTTCCGGGCACGCCGCTGGATTACGACGCCATGCCGGTGCTGCGCAACCTGCGCGTGCCGCAGCTGTGGCTGTTGGGCGGCGAGGACATCGACGCGCCCAGCGCGGAAACCGTGCGGCGCCTGACCGGGCTGGCCCAGGCCGGCGCACCCATCCGCCACACCGTGTTTCCGCATGCCGAGCACGGCATGTACGAGTTCGAAGTCGGCGCCGACGGCAGCCGCCTGTCGACGCGCCAGCCCGCGGACTATTTCCCGCAGATGCGCGACTTCATCAAGAGCGGCTCGGTCCAGCCACGGTGAAGCAGATCGAGTAGCCGCGGCGGCGGTTGGCGAAGGTGCGCGAGCGGCGCACCTTTGCCGTTATGCGCTCAGGCGGCGCGCTTGAACGCCACGCCGGTCTTCTCGCGCAGCTCGTCCTCGCCCACGCCGGGCGCGGTTTCCACCAGCACCAGGCCCTCGTCGGTCACGTCCATCACCGCCAGTTCGGTG includes:
- a CDS encoding alpha/beta hydrolase, translating into MIRPLPPLIQGIALCALLASGSLWPRDASAAEPTDRACIGSYRLSDGRDVDLAVSDESHYRWRMKDGTSGKLSGAARGAWVSTLGWTDRADGHRVDLRDCARGRIAFDRIAGERLKFEVVETSFQAGDATLAGRLVLPAGDDAVPIVVLVHGSERDSARDYYALQRQFPSEGIGAFVYDKRGTGASTGRYTQNFLTLANDAIAALREARRLAGTRAGRMGYQAGSQGGWVAPLAARIEPADFVIVSFGLAVSPLDEDREAIALDMSRRGYGPDVVAKAMEVADATAVVLQSDFREGYDGLAKIKQRYGAEPWFKFVRGNVSFFILEKPEAELRTVGPTLFPGTPLDYDAMPVLRNLRVPQLWLLGGEDIDAPSAETVRRLTGLAQAGAPIRHTVFPHAEHGMYEFEVGADGSRLSTRQPADYFPQMRDFIKSGSVQPR